GTTTGGCGCTCAAGGAATCGGTCTGTGTAGAACAGAGCACATGTTCTTCGATGAAAAAAGAATACCCGCTGTCAGACAGATGATTGTGGCCAAAACTGTTGAACAAAGGCAGGCAGCTCTTGACAAACTTCTTCCGATGCAGAAAGAAGACTTCAAAGGACTGTTCAAGGCAATGGAAGGTTACCCTGTTACCATTAGACTTCTTGACCCACCTCTCCACGAATTCCTGCCAAAAGAAGATGAGGATATAAAGACTCTGGCTGAAGAAATGGGTCTCTCCTTTGAGGAATTGAAGGCAACCGTTGAAGAGCTTCACGAATTTAATCCTATGATGGGACACAGAGGATGTCGTCTCGCCATTACTTACCCTGAAATCGCTGTGATGCAAACCAAAGCGATCATTGGTGCAGCAATCGAGCTCTTCAAAGAAGAAGGTCAAACCATTGTTCCCGAAATTATGATTCCTCTTGTTGGACATATAAACGAGCTGAAATACCTGAAAGAGATCATCGTAGAAACGGCAGATAAAATGATTAAAGAAGCCGGTGTGGAATTAACCTACAAAGTCGGTACGATGATTGAAATCCCAAGAGCAGCATTAACCGCTGATGAAATAGCCAAGGAAGCTGAGTTCTTCAGTTTCGGAACCAACGACCTCACTCAGATGACCTTCGGGTTCAGCAGAGACGACTACGGTAAGTTCGTGAGCGAATACATGTCCAAGGGCATACTCGAAGTTGATCCATTCCAGAAACTCGATAGAGAAGGTGTTGGCTTGCTCGTAAAGATGGGAACCGAAAAAGGAAGGTCCACAAGGCCTGATCTGAAAGTCGGTATCTGTGGGGAACACGGTGGCGAGCCATCTTCTGTGGAGTTCTGTCACATCGTTGGACTTGATTACGTCAGCTGTTCTCCTTACAGAGTTCCTGTTGCAAGACTTGCGGCAGCCCAAGCGGCATTAAAGAACAAATGATGTGTTATTAAAAGCATTGCGACCCCTCAGGGGTCGCGATTTTCTTTGATGGAGGTTTGGCGATGGTCGAGACACTTTTTGACTTTCTTGGCACTACTGGTTTTTCAGCTTTAAGCTGGGAAAATCTGGTCATGTTTGCTATCGCTGCAGCCCTTTTTTATGTGGCGATCGTGAAAGAGGCTGAACCATTGTTACTCATTCCGATTGCCTTCGGTATGATCCTGGCAAACATTCCACATGAAGTTACCGGGCTTTTTGAAGAAGGGACGGGACTCATGTGGTTTATACAAAGGGGACTATATCTCGGTATTTATCCTCCTCTTATATTTCTTGGAATAGGTGCTATGACTGATTTTTCCTTTGTTCTATCGAACCCAAAAACTCTCTTCTTAGGCGCCGCTGCACAGGTAGGTATCTTCATCTCCTTTATAACTGCAAGGTTTCTTGGGTTCAGTCTGCCAGATGCCGCATCAATAGGTATCATAGGTGGTGCCGACGGTCCAACTTCTATATACGTCGCAAGTCAGTACAATTCCCCCTATCTAGCAATTATTGCCATTGCAGCGTATTCTTATATAGCTTTAATTCCCATTTTACAGCCTCCAATTATGAAACTCCTTACTACAAAAGATGAACGAAAAATAAAAATGGGAATGCAGTTGAGGTATGTATCGAAATTGGAGAAGATAGTCTTTCCTATAGTGGGAACAATAATTATTGCTCTTCTAGTCCCAAAGGCATTACCCCTTATAGGTATGTTGATGCTTGGAAACATCCTCAGGGAAAATGGATTGACCCAGAGACTGGCTGAAGCTGCATCAAAATATGTTTCCGACACAGCCATTATTTTCTTGTGTCTTTCCGTTGGTGCCAGTGCAGATGGAAAAGTATTTCTCACCTTAGAGAGTCTTGAAATCATAGGGCTTGGAGCTATGGCTTTCATTGTGGCAACAGCATCTGGTATCATATTTGCGAAGGTTATGAATCTTTTCTCAAAAAAGAAAGTCAACCCATTGATAGGTGCTGCGGGAGTATCAGCAGTACCTGATTCAGCAAGGGTTGCTCATAAGCTTGCGATGGAAGAAGATCCATCTAACTTCATATTAATGCACGCCATGGGACCGAATGTTGCCGGAGTAATTGGTTCTGCTGTTGTTGCCGGTGTGTTCCTTTCAGTAATATCATAATCTGGAGGTTTGCGCATGGCGAAAAAAATGTACGATGTCAATATCAATAGAAACTTCTGTAAAAAGTGTGGTATCTGTTACTGGATTTGTCCCACAAAAACGATTGTAAAGGGTGAACTTGGAAGACCGGAAATTCCAGATCAGGACAAATGCATAGGATGTTTGATGTGTGAAAATGCCTGCCCTGATTTTGCAATAGATGTTAGTGAACGCAAGGCGGTGAAGGAAAATGTCTGAATACGTTCTCTTGCAGGGTGATGAAGCCTGTGCTCTTGGGGCGATAAAAGCCGGATGCAGATTTTTTGCCGGATATCCTATAACTCCAGCAACGGAAATAGCCGAAACTATGGCCAAAGAACTCCCAAAAGTTGGTGGCACTTTTATACAAATGGAAGATGAAATAGCCAGCGCAGCTGCCATCGTCGGTGCATCCTTGGCCGGTGAAAAATCTATGACAGCAACAAGCGGCCCCGGTTTTAGTTTAATGCAGGAAGTAATCGGATACGCTTCAATGGTGGAAGCACCCACGGTATTTGTGAATGTGCAGCGTGGTGGACCTTCAACCGGAATGCCCACTAAAATTGCTCAGGGCGACATAATGCAGGCACGGTGGGGTACACATGGAGATCATCCGATTATTGCGTTGTATCCTTCAACCGTAGAAGAAGTGTTCCGTTACATTGTAACCGCTTTTAACTACGCGGAGCACTACAGAACTCCGGTGATCTTCCTCATGGATGAAGTGCTCGGTCATATGCGGGAAAGTCTTTATCTACCCCCAGATTCGGAGTTGGTATCTGTGCCAAGGGCTAGCGAATCTGTATTGGAAGATGATGACATCTTTCAACCCTTCATCGGAGATGATCAAATGCTTGCTGCCCCTCTTATTAAAATGGGTAAGAGTAGATTTCACGTCTCAGGGCTCGTTCACGATGAATCTGGGTTCCCGGTGGGGGCTGCAGTAGATGCTAATAGATTGTTACGCCGGCTTGATCACAAGATCAGGCTCCATGCTGACGAAATCACGATCTACGATGAATATGAGACTGGAGATGCGGAAATATTGATTGTCGCATATGGTTCTGTAGCCAGAAGTGCCCTGAGGGCAGTAAAAATTGCCAGAGAGGACAAAATCAATGTTGGGCTATTCAAACCCATATCAATATGGCCCTTTCCCGCTACCCGATTAAGGCAGCTACTGAAGAGAGTAAGCGCGGTAATTGTAGTTGAAATGAATCTGGGACAGATCGTTTATGAAATATCAAGATTAAACAGGCGTGGAACAAAACTCGAACTATTGAGTAAAGTGAATGGTGAGCTGGTTACCCCCCAAGAAATATTGGATATCATTGCAAAAGTGAAATCTGAAGTACTCGACCTTTGACATTATTTAACAGCTACAAACACCTTAAGTAAGCCGGAAAGTGCGAGAAAAAATTTGTTAATGATTTGGATGCTATTTCCATTTTGTGGTAAAATATTATGACCACATGCTCGAAAAGGAGGCAGTCTGAATGGAGATACTGAAAGTCAGTTCCAAGTCAAATCCAAACAAAGTTGCTGGTGCTATTGCAGGAGTTCTTTCAAAAGACGACCAAGTCGAGCTCCAGGCCATTGGAGCGGGTGCAGTCAATCAGGCTGTTAAAGCTAGTGCCATTGCATCAAGGTTCCTCAAGGAGAGAGGTGTGGAAATCTATGTAATCCCCGGTTTTGTTGAAATCGAAATCAACAACGAGACCAGAACAGGAATTACTCTGAAGATCGTCGCTAGTAAAAGGGAGGAAGTCGAACCTCAGAAAGTTACTGAGACTGAGGCTTGAATTGATCTCTTAGTACAGGAGGTAAAATGAAAAAGCTCAACGTTGGTGGACAAGCAGTCATCGAAGGCGTGATGATGAAGGGTAAGCGTACAGTGGTGGCTGTACGTGGTCGTGATGGAAAAATAATCACTAAAGAGATAGAGGGGGCCGTGAAGAATCCGGCCCTATTTTCTGTTGTATTCTTGAGAGGACTTCTTGCGCTCTATGAAGCGTTGGTTATTGGTACTAGAGCATTAGGTTTTTCTGCTGAAGTAACCGGTGAAGGTGAAATGACGAAAAAAGATATCTTCCTTACCTTTATTGTGGCCTTTGCAGTCGCCATTGGAATGTTCGCCCTTGGACCTCTATTCCTTGCTCAGCTGTTAGTCTCGAAAAGCAACCCGGGCATGTTTGCACTAGTAGAGGGACTCATTAGGGCGGCATTTTTCATAACATATGTCTGGGTTATTTCTCTGTTTAAAGACATCCAACGTGTCTTCGAATACCATGGAGCAGAACACAAAGCGGTGTACACTTATGAAAATAATGAGGAGCTTACTATTGAGAATGCACGAAAATATACAACGTTGCATCCTCGTTGTGGCACGAGCTTTCTGATTCTTACGTTGTTTTTTGCAATCATTGTTTTCGCCCTTCTGGGTTATTGGAAAGATATGGATCTTATCTGGAAGATAATGTCGAGAATTGTTTTTATACCAATTATTGCTGCACTGACTTATGAATTTCAACGTTTGACAGCGAAAATCGTTAATACGAAAATCGGGAAAATCCTCGCTTCACCCGGATTACTTTTTCAAAAGATTACCACCAAAGAACCTTCGGATGACGAGCTGGAGGTCGCTCTCGTTGCATTAAAGGAATCCCTTAGAGATTAACAAAAACCAGGATCACCACCGGGTAGTTATGTTTATCCTGCTTTCTTCAGGGATTATTTTGTATTTTCTTAATAACCACCGTACGTCACGGGTGCAATAAATCCGCACAATTTGAATGAGGTTGCTACTGATGAGGTGATACGCCGGATACCGTCTTTCGAAGTCTTCAAAAGATAGAACATCTCCACGCTTGTCGTCAAAGAGGTAAACACTACTGGAAAGAAATTCCTGAGGATGTGCCAGGGAAAGTTTATAAGGCGTATCTATTCTGAACAACTCGTCAAAATTCGCTAAGAGTTCGATTAGGAGTTTTTTATCGTCTTCTTCAGCTTGCTCTTGAGCGACTTCGAGTTTTAACTTCATCTTTGTCAATGCGTCTATCGCAACGGAACCACTAACAACAGATGGGTCAACACCAGTGGTTGAAAAAGATATTTCCATAACTAGCTTCCATAGATCTCTTATCCTGAATCGCTGAACGTTTATGTATGCCATCAATAAATCATATTCATCAGAACTGAGTTCCACATTCAGGTCACCTGCAAGAACTTTCTCCTTCGTCAGCTCTTCATTTTCTTTCAATCTCATTGAAAGTTTCTTCACCATCTGGTCGAAACGTATCTCTATTTCATCAAGGAGCCTGTTGTCTGTCAACTCCAGAAAATCATTTATCTGTTCGAGTCGCTTGCGTAATTCTAAAGGCCCATAGGCAAATTTGAGGATTTCTTGTATCATCAGATCCGCCGCTCGTGCGGTTTTATGAAAATATACATTTTTATACATCATAAACCTCGAAAATAGTGTTGTGTAAATATCATCGATTACTTTCAGACTATATGCGAGTCTTTCCCCTTCAACAATAAGAGAGCCACGAATAATCCTTTCTAACGAACCTGTTCCAAAATGTCTGGTACCTGCGAAATACGAATCCCTGAGAACAAAATCAAGTCTATCAGCACCCAACGGACCCTGTATTATATTAAAATCTAGACTGCCTCTTTTCTCTCCTTCGAAGACATCGTTTATCTCCCTCATAAGAGAATCAAAGGCTTCCAAGAGTTCCACGTTTTCCCCGATGATTTCTTTTAATTCTTCATCTATCGCCTTTTTCAAATTATTGTCTCTGATATTTTCGTACCTCTCCACCAATGCTTTCGGATAATATTCGAGTAATATGCGCTTTCGGTAAGTATCGTGACCCTGTTCGAATCCTGCTCTGGAATAAACAACGTCATCGAACTGATGACTATATGGTCCATGGCCGATATCGTGTAGTAGTCCGGCTAATCTCAAAATTCTTTCTCTTTTAAGATCATTGGGAAATAGATGAGAAGCGTACAATCCAGCTATATGCATGGTACCCATTGAATGTGATAGTCTCGTGTGTGTGGCACCGGGATAAACCGATTCAGCTCCGGCAAGTTGAGATAAGAATCTCAGCCTCTGAACGGGTTTCGTATCGACAATCAGTACTTCCAGCGGATAAAGATAAATTTCTGTATAAATTGGGTCTCTCGATACTTTATAATACATTCAATCCCCTCACAGTTCTGGATTTGTTTAAAAGGCCTTCAGGACAATTATAGCATCAGCGTGTTATAATCATTGCAAAACCGCGGAGGAGGGGGAAAATGAGAGAGTTAAGTACCAGATACGATCCCTCACAGATCGAGAAAAAATGGTATGACTTCTGGAACGAAAATGGTTATTTCAAACCAAAAGAAAGTGATGAAAGTTTTACCATAGTAATCCCGCCACCAAATATCACCGGTTCCATTCATATGGGCCATGCACTGAACCTGACCCTTCAGGACATCCTCACAAGATACAAGAGAATGCGAGGATTTAGAACCCTTTGGGTTCCTGGTGAGGACCATGCTGGTATTGCAACTCAGAACGCTGTTGAAAAAGACCTTGCAAAAAAAGGAATACACAGAGACGAACTCGGTAGAGAAAAGTTCATAGAAATCGTATGGGACTGGGCAAATAGATACCGAGCACGGATTGTTGAGCAAATAAAAGCCATCGGTGCTTCTGTTGACTGGACACGAGAGAGGTTTACCCTTGATGATGGCCTGAGTAAGGCAGTAAGGAAAGCATTCGTGAGTCTTTACAATGAGGGATTGATCTACAAAGGAAAATACATCGTAAACTGGTGTCCCCGTTGTCAGACGGTACTCTCAGATGAGGAAGTCGAACACGAAGACGAAGAAGGAGCCTTTTATCATATCAGATACCCCTTAAAAGATGGCAATGGACATGTCATTATAGCAACCACAAGACCTGAAACAATGCTCGCCGATACGGCTATTGCGGTGCATCCTTCCGATGAAAGGTACAAAGACTTGATTGGCAAAAAAGTCATTCTCCCTCTTGTGGGGAGAGAACTCACCGTAATTGCTGACAGATATGTCGATCCCTCCCTCGGTACGGGATGCCTGAAGGTTACCCCCGCCCATGACCCCAATGATTTCCAAATAGGTCTCCGACATGGACTGGAGGTTATTGAGGTTATAGGTAAAAACGATATCATCAATGAAATGGGCGGAAAATACGCTGGAATGCACAAGCTCGATGCCAGAAAAGCTATCGTTAAGGATCTTGAAAATCAGGGATATCTTGAAAAGATTGAACCGATCACCCACGCGGTAGGAAAGTGTTACCGGTGCCATACCATAGTAGAGCCGTCCCTTTCTGATCAGTGGTACGTCAAGGTTGGTCCTCTTGCCGAAAGGGCTAAAAAAGCTGTTGAGAATGGCGAAGTGGTTTTTTATCCAGAAAGATGGAAAAAGGTTTATTTGCACTGGATGAGTGAGATCAGGGACTGGTGTATTTCTAGGCAGCTCTGGTGGGGGCACAGAATACCTGTTTGGTATTGTGATGATTGTGGTGAGACGGTTGTCTCAGAAGAAGATCCAAAATTCTGTCCAAAATGCGGTTCAAATAAGCTCAGACAGGATGAGGACGTGCTCGATACATGGTTCAGTTCGCAACTCTGGCCATTTACCACATTGGGCTGGCCTGAACACACTTCGGATCTTGAAGCATTTTATCCCACCAGTGTCCTCATAACAGGTTTTGATATCATTTTCTTCTGGGTAGCGAGAATGATAATGGCTGGCTACCATTTCATGGGGGAAAAGCCATTTTCGCA
This genomic interval from Kosmotoga pacifica contains the following:
- a CDS encoding sodium ion-translocating decarboxylase subunit beta — protein: MVETLFDFLGTTGFSALSWENLVMFAIAAALFYVAIVKEAEPLLLIPIAFGMILANIPHEVTGLFEEGTGLMWFIQRGLYLGIYPPLIFLGIGAMTDFSFVLSNPKTLFLGAAAQVGIFISFITARFLGFSLPDAASIGIIGGADGPTSIYVASQYNSPYLAIIAIAAYSYIALIPILQPPIMKLLTTKDERKIKMGMQLRYVSKLEKIVFPIVGTIIIALLVPKALPLIGMLMLGNILRENGLTQRLAEAASKYVSDTAIIFLCLSVGASADGKVFLTLESLEIIGLGAMAFIVATASGIIFAKVMNLFSKKKVNPLIGAAGVSAVPDSARVAHKLAMEEDPSNFILMHAMGPNVAGVIGSAVVAGVFLSVIS
- a CDS encoding 4Fe-4S dicluster domain-containing protein, whose protein sequence is MAKKMYDVNINRNFCKKCGICYWICPTKTIVKGELGRPEIPDQDKCIGCLMCENACPDFAIDVSERKAVKENV
- a CDS encoding 2-oxoacid:acceptor oxidoreductase subunit alpha → MSEYVLLQGDEACALGAIKAGCRFFAGYPITPATEIAETMAKELPKVGGTFIQMEDEIASAAAIVGASLAGEKSMTATSGPGFSLMQEVIGYASMVEAPTVFVNVQRGGPSTGMPTKIAQGDIMQARWGTHGDHPIIALYPSTVEEVFRYIVTAFNYAEHYRTPVIFLMDEVLGHMRESLYLPPDSELVSVPRASESVLEDDDIFQPFIGDDQMLAAPLIKMGKSRFHVSGLVHDESGFPVGAAVDANRLLRRLDHKIRLHADEITIYDEYETGDAEILIVAYGSVARSALRAVKIAREDKINVGLFKPISIWPFPATRLRQLLKRVSAVIVVEMNLGQIVYEISRLNRRGTKLELLSKVNGELVTPQEILDIIAKVKSEVLDL
- a CDS encoding stage V sporulation protein S — translated: MEILKVSSKSNPNKVAGAIAGVLSKDDQVELQAIGAGAVNQAVKASAIASRFLKERGVEIYVIPGFVEIEINNETRTGITLKIVASKREEVEPQKVTETEA
- a CDS encoding DUF1385 domain-containing protein, which codes for MKKLNVGGQAVIEGVMMKGKRTVVAVRGRDGKIITKEIEGAVKNPALFSVVFLRGLLALYEALVIGTRALGFSAEVTGEGEMTKKDIFLTFIVAFAVAIGMFALGPLFLAQLLVSKSNPGMFALVEGLIRAAFFITYVWVISLFKDIQRVFEYHGAEHKAVYTYENNEELTIENARKYTTLHPRCGTSFLILTLFFAIIVFALLGYWKDMDLIWKIMSRIVFIPIIAALTYEFQRLTAKIVNTKIGKILASPGLLFQKITTKEPSDDELEVALVALKESLRD
- a CDS encoding HD domain-containing protein, yielding MYYKVSRDPIYTEIYLYPLEVLIVDTKPVQRLRFLSQLAGAESVYPGATHTRLSHSMGTMHIAGLYASHLFPNDLKRERILRLAGLLHDIGHGPYSHQFDDVVYSRAGFEQGHDTYRKRILLEYYPKALVERYENIRDNNLKKAIDEELKEIIGENVELLEAFDSLMREINDVFEGEKRGSLDFNIIQGPLGADRLDFVLRDSYFAGTRHFGTGSLERIIRGSLIVEGERLAYSLKVIDDIYTTLFSRFMMYKNVYFHKTARAADLMIQEILKFAYGPLELRKRLEQINDFLELTDNRLLDEIEIRFDQMVKKLSMRLKENEELTKEKVLAGDLNVELSSDEYDLLMAYINVQRFRIRDLWKLVMEISFSTTGVDPSVVSGSVAIDALTKMKLKLEVAQEQAEEDDKKLLIELLANFDELFRIDTPYKLSLAHPQEFLSSSVYLFDDKRGDVLSFEDFERRYPAYHLISSNLIQIVRIYCTRDVRWLLRKYKIIPEESRINITTRW
- a CDS encoding valine--tRNA ligase gives rise to the protein MRELSTRYDPSQIEKKWYDFWNENGYFKPKESDESFTIVIPPPNITGSIHMGHALNLTLQDILTRYKRMRGFRTLWVPGEDHAGIATQNAVEKDLAKKGIHRDELGREKFIEIVWDWANRYRARIVEQIKAIGASVDWTRERFTLDDGLSKAVRKAFVSLYNEGLIYKGKYIVNWCPRCQTVLSDEEVEHEDEEGAFYHIRYPLKDGNGHVIIATTRPETMLADTAIAVHPSDERYKDLIGKKVILPLVGRELTVIADRYVDPSLGTGCLKVTPAHDPNDFQIGLRHGLEVIEVIGKNDIINEMGGKYAGMHKLDARKAIVKDLENQGYLEKIEPITHAVGKCYRCHTIVEPSLSDQWYVKVGPLAERAKKAVENGEVVFYPERWKKVYLHWMSEIRDWCISRQLWWGHRIPVWYCDDCGETVVSEEDPKFCPKCGSNKLRQDEDVLDTWFSSQLWPFTTLGWPEHTSDLEAFYPTSVLITGFDIIFFWVARMIMAGYHFMGEKPFSHVYIHQLVRDKHGKKMSKSLGNGIDPLEIIQEFGADPMRFTLAMLAAQGRDIKLDPRFFDSYKKFANKIWNATRFVVMNLEGYEAEKIDNLKLELEDRWILSRLQRTIEEVTEALENYDFNVAAKKIYSFFWNELCDWYIESVKERLKGSKDSRKVAQNVLVKVLDDSLRLLHPFMPFITEELWQKLPVDGDALIVSHWPETRKELIDDAAESSYRRLMDIVRGIRNIKAEMNIPPSSKVNINYVGDSIDEKFALMISSLSNSNPLIKQDEKITGSVAAYTSEDFTVYVELGEIDLDTELKRLEKKMANLSTEVQRLSKKLSNRKFLENAPEEVVEETKDKLMETRAALERVQNLIEDLKV